A window of the Diceros bicornis minor isolate mBicDic1 chromosome 28, mDicBic1.mat.cur, whole genome shotgun sequence genome harbors these coding sequences:
- the PSMD5 gene encoding 26S proteasome non-ATPase regulatory subunit 5 isoform X1: protein MMAAQVLALLREVSRLEAPMEELRALQSVLQSVPLSELREQAAELRLGPLFSLLNENHREQTTLCVSILERLLQAMEPVHVARNLKVDLQRGLTHPNDSVKILTLSQVGRIVENSDAVTEILNNGELLKQVVYCIAGENLSVAKAAIKSLSRISLTQAGLEVLFESNLLDDLKNVMKTNDIVRYRVYELIVEISSVSPESLNYCTTSGLVTQLLRELTGEDVLVRATCIETVTSLASTHHGRQYLAQEGVIDQISNIIVGADSDPFSSFYLPGFVKFFGNLTIMDSPQQICERYPVFVEKVFEMTESQDPTMIGVAVDTIGILGSSVEGKQVLQKTGTRFERLLMKIGYQAKNASTELKIRCLDAISSLLYLPPEQQTDDLLRMTESWFSSLSRDPLELLRGISTQPFPELRCAALKVFTAIADQPWAQKLMFNSPGFVEYVVDRSVERDKASKDAKYELVKALANSKTIAEIFGNPNYLRLRTYLSEGPYYVKPISTTAVEGAD from the exons ATGATGGCGGCCCAGGTGCTGGCGCTGCTGAGGGAGGTGTCGCGGCTGGAAGCGCCGATGGAGGAGCTGCGCGCGCTTCAGTCGGTGCTGCAGTCAGTGCCACTTAGCGAGCTCCGCGAGCAAGCGGCGGAACTGCGCCTTGGCCCGCTTTTCTCCCTGCTCAACGAGAACCATCG GGAACAGACTACTTTGTGTGTGTCCATTCTGGAGAGATTGCTCCAAGCTATGGAGCCAGTTCACGTGGCCCGGAACCTCAAGGTTGACCTGCAGAGGGGACTGACTCACCCCAATGATTCTGTAAAAATCCTCACTCTGTCCCAG GTTGGAAGAATTGTTGAAAATTCTGATGCTGTTACTGAGATTCTAAATAATGGTGAATTACTAAAACAAGTCGTTTATTGTATCGCTGGAGAGAATCTATCTGTAGCTAAAGCG gCCATTAAATCCCTGTCAAGAATATCACTGACCCAGGCTGGACTGGAGGTTTTATTTGAAAGCAATCTGCTGGATGATTTGAAAAATGTAATGAAAACAAATGACATTGTTCGATACAGAGTGTATGAG CTAATTGTGGAAATTTCTTCTGTGTCACCAGAATCTTTAAACTACTGTACCACCAGTGGATTGGTAACCCagctcctcagagagctgactgGTGAGGATGTGCTGGTCAG AGCCACCTGTATAGAAACAGTGACATCGCTAGCAAGTACTCATCATGGACGACAGTACCTTGCTCAAGAAGGAGTGATTGATCAGATTTCTAACATAATTGTTGGGGCAGATTCAGACCCTTTCTCTAGCTTCTATTTGCCAG GATTTGTGAAGTTTTTCGGAAACCTGACTATTATGGATAGTCCTCAACAGATCTGTGAGCGTTATCCTGTCTTTGTGGAGAAAGTCTTTGAAATGACAGAAAGTCAGGACCCCACCATGATTGGTGTAGCAGTGGACACAATTGGAATCCTGGGATCCAGTGTTGAAGGAAAACAGGTTTTACAGAAAACAG GAACTCGCTTTGAACGCTTGCTCATGAAAATAGGATATCAAGCAAAAAATGCCTCAACAGAGCTCAAAATTAGGTGTTTGGATGCAATTTCATCACTTCTTTATTTACCA CCTGAGCAGCAGACTGATGACCTCCTGAGGATGACAGAATCCtggttttcttctttatctcGGGACCCGCTAGAGCTCTTGCGTGGCATCAGTACTCAGCCCTTCCCTGAACTACGCTGTGCTGCCTTAAAAGTGTTCACG GCCATTGCAGACCAACCCTGGGCTCAGAAGCTTATGTTTAATAGTCCAGGCTTTGTAGAATATGTGGTGGACCGGTCGGTGGAGCGTGACAAAGCTTCGAAGGATGCCAAATACGAACTGGTGAAAGCACTTGCCAATTCCAAGACAATTGCAGAAATCTTTGGGAACCCAAATTATTTGAGGCTCAGAACTTACCTGAGTGAAGGTCCATACTATGTGAAACCTATTTCCACCACAGCAGTGGAAGGAGCTGACTGA
- the B3GALT9 gene encoding beta-1,3-galactosyltransferase 9 — MAPAGRKTNSPRRRGSAEAGAPENFPAPRPGPASYTDLDLRPPLAVRNLTGERLPVLSASSPRAPPPGAPSGCGRTSGPRLVGILHQEVSIKTKGQFQEVHKVTFCRLWTLQWCFILFNVILFHALLFGADFVEEYFLHALPYVDMKVLEIKDKARKLNMVPLRSNLSKYYILSPSEVCKGKNIFLLSLIFSSPGNGTRWDLIRKTWGNVTSVRGHPILTLFALGMPVLVTTQQEIDKESHKNSDIIEGIFLDSAENQTLKIITMTQWAVTFCPNALFILKVDEKMFVNLPSLIDYLLNLKEHLEDVYVGRVIHQDTPNRDPDSEEFVPLSEYPGKYYPDYCSGEAFIMSQDVARMMYVVFEEVPIMVPADVFVGICAKSIGLIPIHSSRFSGKKHIRYSRCCYKFIFTSSETTDAEMPLAWKETNNGKECTPFETYYGLISCKILTYLDSFKRFHMGTTKNNAMYFSD, encoded by the exons ATGGCGCCTgcagggagaaagacaaacagcccGAGGCGCCGCGGGTCAGCAGAGGCGGGGGCGCCAGAGAACTTCCCCGCTCCCCGACCCGGCCCCGCCTCATATACAGACCTGGACCTGCGGCCGCCGCTCGCGGTCCGCAACCTCACCGGGGAGCGGCTTCCGGTGCTGTCTGCGTCATCTCCTCGCGCCCCTCCGCCCGGGGCGCCCAGCGGATGCGGACGCACTTCCGGCCCCCGCCTGGTGGG CATACTTCACCAAGAAGTCAGCATAAAGACAAAGGGTCAGTTTCAAGAGGTACACAAG gTGACATTCTGCAGACTTTGGACTCTCCAGTGGTGTTTCATTCTGTTTAATGTCATCCTATTTCACGCCTTACTTTTTGGGGCTGATTTTGTGGAAGAATACTTTCTGCATGCTTTGCCTTATGTAGATATGAAGGTTCTTGAAATTAAggataaggcaagaaaattgaaCATGGTGCCTCTAAGAAGTAATCTTTCCAAATATTATATCCTGAGCCCATCAGAGGTGTGTAAAGGGAAGAACATATTTTTGCTCTCTCTCATCTTCAGTAGCCCAGGAAATGGAACAAGGTGGGACCTCATCAGGAAAACCTGGGGTAATGTGACCAGTGTCCGAGGGCACCCCATTCTTACACTGTTTGCTTTGGGAATGCCTGTTTTGGTAACTACTCAGCAAGAGATAGACAAAGAGTCACATAAGAATAGTGATATAATTGAAGGAATCTTCTTGGATAGTGCTGAGAATCAAACCCTGAAGATCATCACAATGACGCAGTGGGCTGTGACTTTCTGCCCTAATGCCCTGTTCATTCTCAAGGTTGATGAGAAGATGTTTGTTAATTTACCAAGCTTGATAGACTATCTTCTCAATCTGAAAGAACACCTTGAAGATGTCTATGTAGGAAGAGTTATCCATCAGGATACACCCAACAGAGACCCTGATAGTGAAGAATTTGTCCCTCTTAGCGAGTACCCAGGAAAGTATTACCCAGATTATTGCAGTGGTGAGGCCTTTATTATGTCCCAAGATGTGGCTCGGATGATGTATGTGGTGTTTGAAGAAGTACCAATTATGGTGCCTGCTGATGTGTTTGTAGGAATTTGTGCCAAGTCCATTGGCCTTATACCCATCCACAGTTCAAGGTTTTCTGGGAAAAAGCACATCAGATACAGCAGATGTTGCTATAAGTTCATTTTCACATCCTCAGAAACTACAGATGCCGAAATGCCTCTGGCATGGAAGGAAACTAACAATGGGAAAGAATGCACACCGTTTGAGACTTACTATGGGCTCATTTCCTGCAAAATTCTGACATACCTTGACAGCTTTAAACGTTTTCACATGGGTACCACAAAAAACAATGCCATGTATTTTAGTGATtag
- the PSMD5 gene encoding 26S proteasome non-ATPase regulatory subunit 5 isoform X3 translates to MEPVHVARNLKVDLQRGLTHPNDSVKILTLSQVGRIVENSDAVTEILNNGELLKQVVYCIAGENLSVAKAAIKSLSRISLTQAGLEVLFESNLLDDLKNVMKTNDIVRYRVYELIVEISSVSPESLNYCTTSGLVTQLLRELTGEDVLVRATCIETVTSLASTHHGRQYLAQEGVIDQISNIIVGADSDPFSSFYLPGFVKFFGNLTIMDSPQQICERYPVFVEKVFEMTESQDPTMIGVAVDTIGILGSSVEGKQVLQKTGTRFERLLMKIGYQAKNASTELKIRCLDAISSLLYLPPEQQTDDLLRMTESWFSSLSRDPLELLRGISTQPFPELRCAALKVFTAIADQPWAQKLMFNSPGFVEYVVDRSVERDKASKDAKYELVKALANSKTIAEIFGNPNYLRLRTYLSEGPYYVKPISTTAVEGAD, encoded by the exons ATGGAGCCAGTTCACGTGGCCCGGAACCTCAAGGTTGACCTGCAGAGGGGACTGACTCACCCCAATGATTCTGTAAAAATCCTCACTCTGTCCCAG GTTGGAAGAATTGTTGAAAATTCTGATGCTGTTACTGAGATTCTAAATAATGGTGAATTACTAAAACAAGTCGTTTATTGTATCGCTGGAGAGAATCTATCTGTAGCTAAAGCG gCCATTAAATCCCTGTCAAGAATATCACTGACCCAGGCTGGACTGGAGGTTTTATTTGAAAGCAATCTGCTGGATGATTTGAAAAATGTAATGAAAACAAATGACATTGTTCGATACAGAGTGTATGAG CTAATTGTGGAAATTTCTTCTGTGTCACCAGAATCTTTAAACTACTGTACCACCAGTGGATTGGTAACCCagctcctcagagagctgactgGTGAGGATGTGCTGGTCAG AGCCACCTGTATAGAAACAGTGACATCGCTAGCAAGTACTCATCATGGACGACAGTACCTTGCTCAAGAAGGAGTGATTGATCAGATTTCTAACATAATTGTTGGGGCAGATTCAGACCCTTTCTCTAGCTTCTATTTGCCAG GATTTGTGAAGTTTTTCGGAAACCTGACTATTATGGATAGTCCTCAACAGATCTGTGAGCGTTATCCTGTCTTTGTGGAGAAAGTCTTTGAAATGACAGAAAGTCAGGACCCCACCATGATTGGTGTAGCAGTGGACACAATTGGAATCCTGGGATCCAGTGTTGAAGGAAAACAGGTTTTACAGAAAACAG GAACTCGCTTTGAACGCTTGCTCATGAAAATAGGATATCAAGCAAAAAATGCCTCAACAGAGCTCAAAATTAGGTGTTTGGATGCAATTTCATCACTTCTTTATTTACCA CCTGAGCAGCAGACTGATGACCTCCTGAGGATGACAGAATCCtggttttcttctttatctcGGGACCCGCTAGAGCTCTTGCGTGGCATCAGTACTCAGCCCTTCCCTGAACTACGCTGTGCTGCCTTAAAAGTGTTCACG GCCATTGCAGACCAACCCTGGGCTCAGAAGCTTATGTTTAATAGTCCAGGCTTTGTAGAATATGTGGTGGACCGGTCGGTGGAGCGTGACAAAGCTTCGAAGGATGCCAAATACGAACTGGTGAAAGCACTTGCCAATTCCAAGACAATTGCAGAAATCTTTGGGAACCCAAATTATTTGAGGCTCAGAACTTACCTGAGTGAAGGTCCATACTATGTGAAACCTATTTCCACCACAGCAGTGGAAGGAGCTGACTGA
- the PSMD5 gene encoding 26S proteasome non-ATPase regulatory subunit 5 isoform X2 has translation MMAAQVLALLREVSRLEAPMEELRALQSVLQSVPLSELREQAAELRLGPLFSLLNENHREQTTLCVSILERLLQAMEPVHVARNLKVDLQRGLTHPNDSVKILTLSQVGRIVENSDAVTEILNNGELLKQVVYCIAGENLSVAKAAIKSLSRISLTQAGLEVLFESNLLDDLKNVMKTNDIVRYRVYELIVEISSVSPESLNYCTTSGLVTQLLRELTGEDVLVRATCIETVTSLASTHHGRQYLAQEGVIDQISNIIVGADSDPFSSFYLPGFVKFFGNLTIMDSPQQICERYPVFVEKVFEMTESQDPTMIGVAVDTIGILGSSVEGKQVLQKTGTRFERLLMKIGYQAKNASTELKIRCLDAISSLLYLPPEQQTDDLLRMTESWFSSLSRDPLELLRGISTQPFPELRCAALKVFTILLKCRFWAGPVAYRLSVRPPLLAAQVQISGAHRCTASLAMLRPRPTYSN, from the exons ATGATGGCGGCCCAGGTGCTGGCGCTGCTGAGGGAGGTGTCGCGGCTGGAAGCGCCGATGGAGGAGCTGCGCGCGCTTCAGTCGGTGCTGCAGTCAGTGCCACTTAGCGAGCTCCGCGAGCAAGCGGCGGAACTGCGCCTTGGCCCGCTTTTCTCCCTGCTCAACGAGAACCATCG GGAACAGACTACTTTGTGTGTGTCCATTCTGGAGAGATTGCTCCAAGCTATGGAGCCAGTTCACGTGGCCCGGAACCTCAAGGTTGACCTGCAGAGGGGACTGACTCACCCCAATGATTCTGTAAAAATCCTCACTCTGTCCCAG GTTGGAAGAATTGTTGAAAATTCTGATGCTGTTACTGAGATTCTAAATAATGGTGAATTACTAAAACAAGTCGTTTATTGTATCGCTGGAGAGAATCTATCTGTAGCTAAAGCG gCCATTAAATCCCTGTCAAGAATATCACTGACCCAGGCTGGACTGGAGGTTTTATTTGAAAGCAATCTGCTGGATGATTTGAAAAATGTAATGAAAACAAATGACATTGTTCGATACAGAGTGTATGAG CTAATTGTGGAAATTTCTTCTGTGTCACCAGAATCTTTAAACTACTGTACCACCAGTGGATTGGTAACCCagctcctcagagagctgactgGTGAGGATGTGCTGGTCAG AGCCACCTGTATAGAAACAGTGACATCGCTAGCAAGTACTCATCATGGACGACAGTACCTTGCTCAAGAAGGAGTGATTGATCAGATTTCTAACATAATTGTTGGGGCAGATTCAGACCCTTTCTCTAGCTTCTATTTGCCAG GATTTGTGAAGTTTTTCGGAAACCTGACTATTATGGATAGTCCTCAACAGATCTGTGAGCGTTATCCTGTCTTTGTGGAGAAAGTCTTTGAAATGACAGAAAGTCAGGACCCCACCATGATTGGTGTAGCAGTGGACACAATTGGAATCCTGGGATCCAGTGTTGAAGGAAAACAGGTTTTACAGAAAACAG GAACTCGCTTTGAACGCTTGCTCATGAAAATAGGATATCAAGCAAAAAATGCCTCAACAGAGCTCAAAATTAGGTGTTTGGATGCAATTTCATCACTTCTTTATTTACCA CCTGAGCAGCAGACTGATGACCTCCTGAGGATGACAGAATCCtggttttcttctttatctcGGGACCCGCTAGAGCTCTTGCGTGGCATCAGTACTCAGCCCTTCCCTGAACTACGCTGTGCTGCCTTAAAAGTGTTCACG atcttgttaaaatgtagattctgggccggccccgtggcttatcggttaagtgtgcgccctccgctactggcggcccaggttcagatctcgggcgcacaccgatgcaccgcttctctggccatgctgaggccgcgtcccacgtacagcaactag